The following are encoded together in the bacterium genome:
- a CDS encoding YciI family protein, with the protein MQYLLLLYSDETRWPEMSAAEQAAAAAEYGAYRQALAKAGALIGASRLRPTSATTTVRVESGRTQVLDGPYAEAKEQLGGFFLIDVADLDAAIAWAARCPAARHGTIEVRPLWPPDAA; encoded by the coding sequence CGCTGGCCGGAGATGTCGGCGGCCGAGCAGGCGGCGGCCGCTGCCGAGTACGGCGCCTACCGCCAGGCGCTGGCCAAGGCCGGCGCCCTGATCGGCGCCAGCCGGCTGCGGCCGACCTCGGCGACGACGACGGTCCGCGTCGAGAGCGGCCGCACCCAGGTTCTCGACGGCCCCTACGCGGAAGCGAAGGAGCAGCTCGGCGGCTTCTTCCTCATCGACGTCGCCGACCTCGACGCCGCCATCGCCTGGGCGGCCCGCTGCCCGGCGGCGCGGCACGGGACGATCGAGGTGCGGCCGCTGTGGCCACCGGACGCCGCCTGA